Proteins co-encoded in one Caldilineales bacterium genomic window:
- the rpsJ gene encoding 30S ribosomal protein S10 produces the protein MAKQRIRIKLKAYDHRVLDNSVREIVEAAERTGAQVVGPVPLPTKLERFTIMRASFIDKDSREQYEIRTHKRLIDVIPSGSKTIDNLMRLNLPAGVDIEIKL, from the coding sequence CGCATCAAGCTCAAAGCGTACGACCATCGCGTGCTTGACAATTCGGTGCGCGAGATCGTCGAGGCGGCTGAGCGAACGGGCGCCCAGGTCGTGGGGCCGGTTCCACTGCCCACCAAGCTGGAGCGGTTCACAATCATGCGCGCCAGTTTCATCGACAAGGATTCGCGCGAACAGTACGAAATCCGCACCCACAAGCGGTTGATCGACGTGATACCTTCGGGCAGCAAGACGATCGATAACTTGATGCGGCTGAATTTGCCGGCTGGCGTGGATATCGAGATCAAACTCTAG
- the rplC gene encoding 50S ribosomal protein L3 gives MKGLIGRKLGMTQLFTEQGEMVPVTVLEVGPCFVTQVKSAASDGYNAVQLGFDEVAPRKLSGGERGHLKQAKAPMLRELHEFGVKDEELGDYSIGQRLLADVFVVGDFVDISGKSKGKGFQGGIKRHGFNRQPKTHGASDRTRAPGASSAGSTPGHTFKGRRLPGQMGNAKVTVQNLRVVTVDPQRNLLAVKGAVPGPKNGVVIVSSARKKGGR, from the coding sequence ATGAAAGGTCTTATCGGACGCAAACTGGGCATGACCCAGCTATTTACCGAGCAGGGCGAAATGGTTCCGGTCACCGTGCTGGAAGTCGGCCCCTGTTTTGTCACCCAAGTCAAATCTGCCGCCAGCGATGGCTACAATGCCGTCCAGCTTGGTTTCGACGAAGTCGCACCACGGAAGCTGAGCGGCGGCGAACGCGGCCATCTGAAGCAAGCCAAAGCGCCCATGCTGCGCGAACTACACGAGTTCGGCGTCAAAGACGAAGAACTGGGCGATTACAGCATCGGTCAGCGGCTGTTGGCGGATGTCTTCGTCGTCGGCGATTTCGTCGATATCTCCGGCAAGTCCAAAGGCAAGGGCTTCCAGGGCGGCATCAAGCGGCATGGCTTCAATCGCCAGCCCAAGACGCACGGCGCTTCGGATCGCACCCGCGCCCCCGGCGCCTCGAGCGCCGGTTCGACGCCCGGCCACACCTTCAAGGGTCGCCGCTTGCCCGGCCAGATGGGCAATGCGAAAGTGACCGTGCAGAATCTGCGGGTAGTGACGGTCGATCCGCAACGCAATTTGCTGGCAGTCAAGGGCGCGGTCCCTGGCCCCAAGAATGGGGTCGTGATCGTCTCGTCCGCCCGCAAGAAGGGCGGGAGGTAG